A stretch of Bradyrhizobium sp. CCBAU 53338 DNA encodes these proteins:
- a CDS encoding TRAP transporter small permease subunit: protein MQALLKLSSGIDAFTRWTGKRLAWMIVLAVVVSALNAIVRKVFDTSSNSWLELQWVLFSIVFLLCSPWTLLDNEHIRIDIVNNTLPKKVRSMIDVIGHLFFLIPLCIVMIATGVPFFERSFHINEQSGNAGGLPQWPTKSLIMIGFAFLLVQGVSELIKRIAIMRGLIPDPHESQVSAIEAEVEHLVEAIEKK from the coding sequence TTGCAAGCGCTCCTTAAGCTGAGCAGTGGGATCGACGCGTTCACGCGCTGGACGGGCAAGCGTCTGGCCTGGATGATCGTCCTGGCCGTCGTTGTCTCGGCGCTCAATGCGATCGTGCGGAAGGTATTCGATACGTCCTCCAATTCATGGCTCGAGCTGCAGTGGGTGCTTTTCAGCATCGTATTCCTGCTCTGCTCGCCATGGACGTTGCTCGACAATGAGCACATCCGCATCGACATCGTGAACAACACGTTGCCCAAGAAAGTCCGCAGCATGATCGACGTGATCGGTCATCTGTTCTTTCTCATTCCGCTGTGCATCGTCATGATCGCTACCGGCGTACCGTTCTTCGAGCGATCGTTCCATATCAACGAGCAGTCGGGCAACGCAGGCGGCCTGCCGCAATGGCCCACCAAATCCCTGATCATGATCGGGTTCGCGTTCCTGCTCGTTCAGGGCGTCTCCGAGCTGATCAAGCGGATCGCGATCATGCGCGGGTTGATTCCCGATCCTCACGAGTCCCAGGTCTCGGCGATCGAGGCGGAAGTCGAGCATCTCGTCGAAGCGATCGAGAAGAAATAG
- a CDS encoding TRAP transporter large permease subunit, with protein MTAFIIANLAPIMFATLVVVLLLGYPAAFSLGAVGLFYAVVGIELGEFRPDFLNALPERVYGVMNNDTLLAIPFFTFMGLVLERSGMAEDLLDTIGQLFGTIRGGLAYAVVFVGALLAATTGVVAASVISMGLISLPIMLRYGYDRRMATGIIAASGTLAQIIPPSLVLIVMADQLGKSVGDMYEGAFIPGLVLAGLYAGYAFLVSMIFPKAAPGLPKEAIGFREDNGSRGLGSLGVLFIASCVFGWLMMRNSETHGADFVVLSMFNGIIFAFVVAVLNWAIHKFTGFRFLSKMAQQTTFVMVPPLFLIFLVLGTIFIGLATPTEGGAMGAAGALILGAAKRRLSWDLVRQATESTAKLSAFVVFILVGARVFSLTFYGVNGHVWVEHLLTSLPGGQVGFLIFVNAFVFVLAFFLDFFELAFIVIPLLGPAAEHLGIDLIWFGVILGVNMQTSFMHPPFGFALFYLRSVAPKERYTDRVTGKRMDPVTTGQIYWGAVPFVVIQVIMVALVIAFPSMVMHYKGAQSNIDPNSVKIEVPQIELPPLDFGPPQK; from the coding sequence ATGACCGCATTCATCATCGCCAATCTGGCGCCCATCATGTTCGCGACGCTCGTCGTCGTGCTGCTGCTCGGCTATCCCGCGGCATTTTCGCTGGGCGCTGTCGGGCTTTTCTATGCCGTGGTCGGAATCGAGCTCGGCGAATTCCGCCCCGACTTCCTCAACGCGCTTCCCGAGCGCGTCTACGGCGTGATGAACAACGACACGCTGCTCGCCATTCCCTTCTTCACCTTCATGGGACTGGTACTGGAGCGGTCGGGCATGGCCGAGGATCTGCTCGACACCATCGGACAGCTGTTCGGAACCATCCGCGGCGGTCTCGCCTACGCGGTTGTGTTCGTCGGCGCCCTTCTTGCGGCAACGACAGGCGTCGTCGCCGCTTCCGTGATCTCGATGGGGTTGATCTCGCTGCCAATCATGCTGCGCTACGGTTACGACCGGCGCATGGCGACCGGCATCATCGCTGCATCGGGTACGCTCGCGCAGATCATTCCACCCTCGCTCGTGCTGATCGTGATGGCCGACCAGCTCGGCAAATCCGTCGGCGACATGTACGAGGGCGCCTTCATTCCGGGGCTGGTGCTCGCGGGTCTCTACGCGGGCTATGCTTTCCTCGTCAGCATGATCTTCCCGAAAGCCGCGCCGGGCCTGCCGAAGGAGGCCATCGGCTTCCGCGAAGATAATGGCAGCCGTGGGCTGGGCTCGCTCGGCGTGCTCTTCATCGCGAGCTGCGTGTTCGGCTGGCTCATGATGCGCAATTCGGAGACGCACGGTGCCGACTTCGTCGTGCTCAGCATGTTCAACGGCATCATCTTCGCGTTCGTCGTCGCGGTGCTGAACTGGGCCATCCACAAGTTCACCGGCTTCCGTTTCCTCTCGAAGATGGCCCAGCAGACCACCTTCGTCATGGTGCCGCCGCTGTTCCTGATCTTCCTGGTGCTCGGCACCATCTTCATCGGCCTTGCGACGCCGACGGAAGGTGGCGCGATGGGCGCGGCCGGCGCCCTCATCCTCGGCGCGGCGAAACGGCGGCTGAGCTGGGACCTGGTCCGGCAAGCGACGGAATCGACCGCCAAGCTGTCGGCGTTCGTGGTGTTCATCCTGGTCGGCGCCCGCGTGTTCTCGCTCACCTTCTACGGCGTCAACGGGCACGTCTGGGTCGAGCATCTGCTCACCTCCCTGCCCGGCGGCCAGGTCGGCTTCCTGATCTTCGTCAACGCGTTCGTGTTCGTGCTGGCCTTCTTCCTCGACTTCTTCGAGCTGGCCTTCATCGTGATCCCGCTGCTGGGGCCTGCTGCCGAGCACCTGGGCATCGACCTGATCTGGTTCGGCGTCATCCTCGGCGTCAATATGCAGACCTCGTTCATGCATCCGCCCTTTGGCTTCGCCTTGTTCTACCTCAGATCAGTCGCACCCAAGGAGCGATACACCGATCGCGTCACCGGCAAGAGGATGGATCCGGTCACGACGGGGCAGATCTATTGGGGCGCAGTGCCGTTCGTCGTCATCCAGGTCATCATGGTCGCTCTGGTGATCGCGTTCCCGTCGATGGTCATGCATTACAAGGGCGCCCAGTCGAACATCGATCCGAACTCCGTCAAGATCGAGGTGCCGCAGATCGAGTTGCCGCCACTCGATTTCGGTCCGCCGCAGAAGTAG
- a CDS encoding ABC transporter ATP-binding protein: MNPLSVMGLQTFYGKSHILHDVGLEVHEGEIVVLLGRNGAGKTTTLRSIMGLTPPREGNVSLFGIDATRMSPYQVAALGVGYVPEGRKIFANLTVEDNLRVPVTRPGPWTIDRVFKTFPRLAERRENRGRQLSGGEQEMLSVARALLLNPKLLLLDEPSQGLAPLIVKEVFQIIQTMRQEGISVLLVEQNVRVSLTVADRAYVLDDGAIIYSGSSSELASDEERVRSMAGASAKEWAVS, from the coding sequence ATGAACCCGCTCAGTGTGATGGGATTGCAGACGTTTTACGGCAAGAGCCACATCCTGCACGATGTCGGCCTGGAGGTTCATGAAGGCGAGATCGTTGTCCTGCTCGGTCGGAATGGCGCTGGCAAGACGACAACGCTTCGCAGCATCATGGGGCTAACTCCGCCCCGCGAAGGCAATGTGAGCCTGTTCGGAATCGACGCCACGCGGATGTCGCCCTATCAGGTTGCGGCGCTCGGCGTGGGCTATGTTCCGGAAGGGCGCAAGATCTTCGCCAACCTGACCGTCGAGGACAATCTGCGGGTCCCGGTCACGCGACCGGGTCCGTGGACCATTGATCGCGTCTTCAAAACTTTTCCGCGGCTTGCCGAGCGCCGGGAAAATCGTGGCCGCCAATTGTCCGGCGGCGAGCAGGAGATGCTCTCGGTCGCGCGTGCCCTTCTTCTCAATCCGAAACTGTTGCTGCTGGACGAGCCAAGCCAGGGTCTTGCCCCACTGATCGTGAAAGAGGTCTTTCAGATCATCCAGACCATGCGGCAAGAGGGCATTTCAGTGCTGCTGGTCGAGCAGAACGTAAGGGTCAGTCTCACCGTCGCCGACCGCGCCTATGTGCTGGATGACGGCGCCATCATCTATAGCGGAAGCTCCTCCGAACTCGCGAGTGACGAGGAACGCGTGCGTTCCATGGCGGGCGCAAGCGCGAAGGAATGGGCCGTGAGCTAG
- a CDS encoding branched-chain amino acid ABC transporter permease: MSTDVSPGLPTAAVAADRTPPVPRWMLLVIVWAVLIAAPYWLPLVGGYTALAGKVLVFGLAAMGLNLLLGFTGVLSFGHAAYFGLGAYGAGLTLRYLAHSTPLAMLLGTLLGGVAGTLFGLLIVRRRGVYFAMCTIAFGQLCYYLAYSWNDFTGGFDGLRDFHREPIGLGPLGLDITEGGNKFYFFLLAVFAVTVGILGLLVRSPFGHTLRAIRENERRARFLAIPVERQIWLSFSISCFVTALAGTLYALLNNFADPLALHYSLSGYFVVMCVMGGMRTFWGPLVGATVFVVLQDYISSMTVNWMSFVGAIFVLVVLFFPRGLLGMRRQGKSG, translated from the coding sequence ATGAGTACTGACGTCAGTCCCGGTTTGCCGACAGCCGCCGTCGCAGCAGACCGGACTCCACCTGTTCCCCGATGGATGCTGCTCGTCATCGTCTGGGCCGTTCTGATCGCTGCCCCATACTGGCTGCCTCTGGTTGGCGGCTATACCGCACTTGCCGGAAAAGTTCTGGTGTTCGGCCTGGCCGCGATGGGCCTGAATCTCCTGTTGGGATTCACGGGCGTGCTGAGTTTCGGGCACGCAGCCTATTTCGGGCTGGGCGCCTATGGCGCGGGTCTCACATTGAGGTATCTCGCGCATAGTACCCCACTTGCCATGCTTTTGGGGACGCTGCTTGGAGGGGTCGCAGGCACGCTTTTTGGACTTCTGATCGTGCGGCGCCGCGGCGTCTACTTTGCCATGTGTACGATCGCGTTCGGGCAGCTCTGTTACTATCTAGCCTATAGCTGGAATGACTTCACCGGTGGCTTCGATGGCTTACGCGATTTCCACCGCGAGCCTATTGGATTGGGTCCCCTCGGTCTGGACATCACTGAGGGTGGCAACAAGTTCTACTTCTTCTTGCTTGCCGTGTTCGCGGTCACGGTCGGAATCCTTGGTCTGTTGGTTCGCTCGCCGTTTGGTCACACCTTGAGAGCGATCCGGGAGAACGAGCGCCGTGCTCGCTTCCTGGCCATTCCTGTCGAGCGTCAGATCTGGCTTTCCTTCTCGATCTCGTGCTTTGTGACGGCGCTTGCCGGCACACTCTATGCGCTCTTGAACAACTTCGCCGATCCACTCGCGTTGCACTATTCGCTCTCGGGCTATTTTGTCGTGATGTGCGTCATGGGCGGAATGCGGACCTTCTGGGGCCCATTGGTTGGCGCAACGGTCTTCGTGGTGCTGCAGGACTATATCTCTTCGATGACGGTCAATTGGATGTCCTTTGTGGGCGCCATTTTCGTGCTGGTCGTACTTTTCTTCCCGCGTGGTCTGCTCGGTATGCGGCGCCAGGGCAAGTCGGGGTGA
- a CDS encoding branched-chain amino acid ABC transporter permease: MIQVILFNVTNGLIIGAFYVLMALGLSLILNLSNVINFSHGNFLALGGYLAFTLAPALGYWGALLVSPLVTAIIGLAVERLMIRRVYNRDPVYSLLLTFGFAFVMQDMARYVWGPNGLPLGLPEFLAQPISSSLFFITWYRVFMVAVVIVAVLGLFAFLRYTRVGVRIRAGTLDLETVASLGVNISLLRTFNFALGCMLAGLSGVLAAGQIGLNPNMGDDLLMPSFIAIIVGGVGSLIGTLFGGLLIGLAAALTTVVFPAASEAVIYAIMMVVLLVRPRGLMGEEGMMS, encoded by the coding sequence ATGATCCAGGTCATATTGTTCAACGTCACCAATGGACTGATCATTGGCGCGTTCTACGTGTTGATGGCCCTTGGCTTGTCGCTGATCCTCAATCTCAGCAACGTCATCAATTTCTCTCACGGCAATTTCCTGGCGCTCGGCGGCTATCTCGCTTTCACGTTGGCGCCGGCGCTGGGTTATTGGGGGGCCTTGCTGGTTTCTCCGCTGGTCACGGCAATCATCGGGCTCGCGGTGGAGAGATTGATGATCCGCCGCGTCTACAACAGGGACCCGGTTTACAGCCTGTTGCTCACGTTCGGCTTTGCCTTTGTCATGCAGGATATGGCTCGCTACGTTTGGGGGCCCAATGGCCTGCCGCTCGGGTTGCCCGAATTCCTGGCACAGCCGATCAGCTCAAGCCTGTTCTTCATCACCTGGTACCGCGTCTTCATGGTCGCGGTGGTGATCGTCGCGGTGCTCGGGCTATTCGCGTTCCTACGCTACACAAGGGTCGGCGTCCGCATTCGAGCCGGCACGCTCGATCTGGAGACGGTGGCTTCCCTTGGCGTCAACATCAGCCTTCTGCGGACGTTCAATTTTGCGCTCGGCTGCATGCTCGCGGGCCTCAGTGGGGTGCTTGCCGCGGGGCAGATCGGGCTCAATCCGAATATGGGGGATGACCTGCTCATGCCGAGCTTCATTGCGATCATCGTCGGCGGCGTCGGCAGCTTGATCGGCACGCTGTTTGGCGGCTTGCTGATCGGACTGGCAGCGGCCCTGACCACCGTCGTCTTTCCGGCGGCGAGCGAGGCTGTCATTTATGCGATCATGATGGTCGTGCTGCTGGTTCGTCCGCGAGGCCTGATGGGCGAAGAAGGGATGATGTCATGA
- a CDS encoding HAMP domain-containing sensor histidine kinase, whose protein sequence is MSRIVFLHIIAVAVVAIFLPLVLFWLLSSEIDQLHRAAMRAQAETLAERIVVQPDGRVTFNLPDSLRGLYSEAYGRYQYDIRDAEGRLLFSSHKKTGSFDSDSSAGADVIQTIGDTNFRIKVAEDLSHRDVITDDIVSNFFRRVGWITIPVLLVLLAIDIIIFRRAVAPLWKASEEASNIGPSRTDIRLPTERIPREIVPLVTAVNLALDRLEDGFRVQRQFTADAAHQLRTPLAILRTRIETLGDGEARQALHDDIEGMSRIVAQLLEIAELDTLVLDPGETADLRAVCAEVVGAIAPFAIAQHKDIALKGADAPVLIHGNSEMLQRAVFNLAENAIKFTATATSVDVEVGDDGSVRVRDCGPGVTQVERELIFQRFWRRDRQRSDGAGLGLSIVRAVADDHAATVTVDNLPGGGAEFTLRFRLAE, encoded by the coding sequence ATCTCGCGCATTGTGTTCCTGCACATCATCGCGGTCGCGGTGGTTGCGATCTTCCTGCCGCTGGTCCTGTTCTGGCTGTTGAGCTCCGAGATCGACCAGCTGCATCGGGCCGCGATGCGAGCCCAGGCCGAGACGCTGGCCGAGCGCATCGTCGTCCAGCCCGACGGCAGGGTGACGTTCAATCTGCCGGATAGCCTTCGCGGTCTCTACTCGGAGGCCTACGGCCGCTATCAGTACGACATCAGGGATGCCGAGGGCCGCCTGCTGTTCTCGTCGCACAAGAAGACGGGCAGCTTCGACTCGGACTCGAGTGCCGGCGCCGACGTGATCCAGACGATCGGCGACACCAACTTTCGCATCAAGGTGGCGGAAGACCTGTCCCATCGCGACGTCATCACCGACGACATCGTGTCCAACTTCTTCCGCCGGGTCGGCTGGATCACCATTCCCGTTCTCCTGGTCCTGCTCGCCATCGACATCATCATCTTCCGCCGCGCGGTCGCGCCGCTGTGGAAGGCCTCGGAGGAGGCGAGCAATATCGGCCCGTCACGCACCGACATTCGCCTGCCGACGGAGCGGATTCCGCGCGAGATCGTGCCGCTCGTCACCGCCGTCAACCTGGCCCTCGATCGCCTCGAGGACGGCTTTCGCGTGCAGCGCCAGTTCACAGCCGACGCCGCCCACCAATTGCGCACGCCCCTGGCGATCCTGCGCACGCGGATCGAGACACTCGGCGACGGTGAGGCCAGGCAGGCGCTGCATGACGATATCGAGGGGATGAGCCGGATCGTCGCGCAGCTGCTGGAGATCGCCGAGCTCGACACGCTGGTGCTCGATCCCGGCGAGACCGCGGATTTGCGCGCCGTCTGCGCCGAGGTGGTCGGCGCGATCGCGCCGTTCGCGATCGCGCAGCACAAGGACATCGCGCTCAAGGGCGCCGACGCGCCGGTGCTGATCCACGGCAATTCCGAGATGCTCCAGCGCGCAGTGTTCAACCTCGCCGAAAACGCCATCAAGTTCACCGCGACGGCGACGTCCGTCGACGTCGAGGTCGGCGACGACGGCTCGGTGCGCGTGCGCGATTGCGGTCCCGGCGTCACCCAGGTCGAACGCGAGCTGATCTTCCAGCGCTTCTGGCGCAGGGATCGCCAGCGCAGCGATGGCGCGGGCCTCGGCCTTTCGATCGTGCGCGCCGTCGCCGACGATCACGCCGCGACGGTTACGGTGGACAATCTCCCCGGCGGCGGCGCCGAGTTCACGCTTCGGTTCAGGCTGGCGGAGTAG
- a CDS encoding TRAP transporter substrate-binding protein, whose product MKRRDFIKVTGLGAAGAATLAAPAIAQSMPEIKWRMPTSWPKSLDTLYGGAEVMAKAVAEATDNKFQIQTFAGGEIVPGLQVLDAVQNGTCEIGHTASYYYFGKDPTFTFGSSVPFGPNMRINQAWYMLGGGKEVLNEFYKSYNVTSLLAGNTGCQMGGWFRKEIKTVADLNGLKFRIGGFAGKVLAKLGAVPQQIAGGDIYPALEKGTIDGAEWVGPYDDEKLGFYKVAPHYYYPGWWEGGPILLSFVNLDKWNALPKYYQSVLEQAGHYANNWMMAKYDQANPQALRRLLAGGTKLHAFPPEVMEASFKAAKALHSEIAGTNENFKKVYESLTNFSNNDYSWFQVAELAYDSFMARHAQT is encoded by the coding sequence ATGAAACGAAGAGACTTCATCAAGGTCACAGGACTTGGTGCGGCCGGCGCCGCGACGCTTGCCGCTCCCGCAATCGCGCAGTCGATGCCGGAAATCAAATGGCGCATGCCGACGAGCTGGCCGAAATCGCTCGACACGCTCTACGGCGGTGCCGAGGTGATGGCCAAGGCTGTGGCCGAGGCGACCGACAACAAATTCCAGATCCAAACCTTCGCCGGTGGCGAAATCGTGCCGGGCCTGCAGGTGCTCGATGCCGTGCAGAACGGCACCTGCGAGATCGGCCACACCGCCTCGTACTACTATTTCGGCAAGGACCCGACCTTTACCTTCGGTTCGTCGGTGCCTTTTGGCCCCAACATGCGCATCAACCAAGCCTGGTACATGCTGGGTGGCGGCAAGGAAGTTCTGAACGAGTTCTACAAGAGCTACAACGTCACCTCGCTGCTGGCTGGCAATACCGGCTGCCAGATGGGCGGCTGGTTCCGCAAGGAGATCAAGACCGTCGCTGATCTCAACGGACTGAAATTCCGCATCGGTGGCTTCGCCGGGAAGGTGCTGGCCAAGCTCGGCGCCGTGCCGCAGCAGATCGCGGGCGGCGACATCTATCCCGCGCTGGAAAAAGGCACGATCGACGGCGCGGAGTGGGTCGGACCCTACGACGACGAGAAGCTCGGCTTCTACAAGGTCGCGCCGCATTACTACTATCCGGGATGGTGGGAGGGCGGGCCGATACTGCTCAGCTTCGTCAATCTCGACAAGTGGAACGCGCTGCCGAAATATTACCAATCCGTTCTCGAGCAGGCCGGCCACTATGCCAACAACTGGATGATGGCGAAATACGATCAGGCCAATCCGCAGGCGCTACGCCGCCTGCTCGCGGGCGGTACCAAGCTGCACGCATTCCCGCCCGAGGTCATGGAGGCTTCCTTCAAGGCGGCGAAGGCGCTGCATAGCGAGATTGCGGGCACCAACGAGAACTTCAAGAAAGTCTACGAGTCGCTGACGAACTTCTCGAACAACGATTACTCGTGGTTCCAGGTGGCCGAGCTCGCCTACGACAGTTTCATGGCGCGTCACGCGCAAACCTGA
- a CDS encoding ABC transporter substrate-binding protein has protein sequence MAIIQPSISRRSLIKSGVVLAGSQLISAPFIVKSLADEPVKIGMVNPLTGVLSALAQSEVDGAKYAEAEINKKGGILGRQVQLLVEDSANDVGTGVQKTRKLIDRDNVAVILGDVNSGIAYAMSQVTNEKKIFHIVPGGHTDPITGSNCKWNVFRICNTTTMDANAVTPELVKKFGKKWFFITPDYAYGHTLQDAFIKALKKAGGTYEGDMLPINSTDFSATLIKAKAFKPNVLLNNMGGLTQINCMKQFTQFGMQKEMALGGALFELESIKGCPPDAQAGWWAMEWWWNQPNVPEVVKFVSDFRAATKKTPSARDWFGYVAMHTVRLASDKAKSLDGPKMAKALEDLELPPDVALQPGKVRYRAGDHELMPNIFVGEVHPAKSSPDDVFNAETLVHGEKAAGSVEETGCKMVEPA, from the coding sequence ATGGCTATAATTCAACCTTCGATCAGTCGTCGTTCGCTCATCAAGTCCGGCGTTGTTCTTGCCGGAAGCCAATTGATCAGCGCTCCCTTCATCGTCAAATCTCTCGCCGACGAGCCGGTGAAGATCGGTATGGTCAATCCCTTGACGGGCGTTCTCTCCGCGCTGGCTCAGAGCGAGGTCGACGGGGCCAAATACGCTGAGGCCGAGATCAACAAGAAGGGCGGCATCCTGGGTCGCCAGGTTCAGCTTCTTGTCGAGGATTCCGCGAACGATGTCGGGACCGGTGTGCAGAAGACCCGCAAGCTGATTGACCGGGACAATGTGGCGGTCATTCTCGGTGACGTCAATTCCGGCATTGCCTATGCAATGTCCCAAGTCACCAACGAGAAGAAGATTTTCCATATCGTCCCTGGCGGCCACACCGATCCGATCACCGGCTCGAACTGCAAATGGAATGTCTTCCGGATCTGCAACACAACGACGATGGACGCCAACGCGGTCACGCCGGAGTTGGTGAAGAAGTTCGGCAAGAAATGGTTCTTCATCACGCCGGACTACGCCTATGGCCACACGCTTCAAGACGCCTTCATCAAGGCGCTGAAAAAAGCCGGTGGGACTTACGAGGGAGACATGCTCCCGATCAACAGTACGGACTTCTCGGCCACGTTGATCAAGGCGAAGGCGTTCAAACCGAACGTTCTACTCAACAACATGGGCGGTCTTACGCAAATCAACTGCATGAAGCAATTCACGCAATTCGGCATGCAGAAGGAAATGGCGCTTGGCGGCGCGCTCTTCGAGCTCGAGAGCATCAAGGGCTGCCCGCCCGATGCGCAGGCTGGATGGTGGGCGATGGAATGGTGGTGGAATCAACCGAACGTGCCGGAGGTCGTCAAGTTTGTGAGCGACTTCCGCGCCGCCACGAAGAAGACGCCCTCGGCGCGCGACTGGTTCGGCTACGTGGCGATGCATACCGTACGCCTGGCGTCAGACAAGGCGAAGTCGTTGGATGGCCCCAAAATGGCGAAGGCTCTCGAGGATCTCGAGCTGCCGCCGGATGTCGCTCTCCAGCCGGGCAAAGTACGCTACAGGGCGGGAGACCATGAGCTGATGCCGAACATCTTCGTCGGCGAAGTTCATCCGGCAAAATCGTCTCCCGACGACGTCTTCAATGCCGAGACGCTGGTGCACGGTGAGAAGGCTGCAGGCTCGGTGGAGGAAACTGGATGCAAGATGGTCGAACCGGCCTGA
- a CDS encoding response regulator transcription factor: protein MRLLIVEDNAELSRLVASGLAGAGYQSDVVGSAEEAREAVHNVSYAAMILDLGLPDGDGLSVLRELRRQMEPLPVLVLTARGGVQDRVNGLRSGADDYLAKPFAMEELVARLEAILRRPGQLLGRSLRLANLVYDTETRQIFVDDEPRIISSRETSVLEILLRRQGRVVPKKNVEDHIFGLEGEVASNAVEVYVSRLRKQLIEHGAKVVIHTIRGVGYMMAEEK, encoded by the coding sequence ATGCGCCTTCTGATCGTCGAGGACAATGCCGAGTTGTCGCGGCTCGTGGCCAGCGGGCTGGCGGGAGCGGGCTACCAGAGCGACGTCGTCGGCAGCGCCGAGGAGGCGCGCGAGGCGGTGCACAATGTCAGCTATGCCGCGATGATCCTCGACCTCGGCCTCCCCGACGGCGACGGCCTGTCGGTGCTGCGCGAACTGCGGCGGCAGATGGAGCCGCTGCCGGTGCTGGTGCTGACCGCGCGCGGTGGCGTGCAGGACCGCGTCAACGGCCTGCGCAGCGGCGCCGACGACTACCTCGCCAAACCGTTCGCGATGGAGGAACTGGTGGCGCGGCTGGAGGCGATTCTGCGCCGTCCTGGCCAGTTGCTCGGTCGCTCGCTGCGGCTCGCCAATCTCGTCTACGACACCGAGACCCGCCAGATCTTCGTCGACGACGAGCCGCGGATCATTTCGTCGCGCGAGACCTCGGTGCTGGAGATCCTGCTGCGCCGCCAGGGGCGGGTGGTGCCGAAGAAGAACGTCGAGGATCACATCTTCGGGCTCGAGGGCGAGGTCGCCTCCAATGCGGTCGAGGTGTATGTCTCTCGCCTGCGCAAGCAGCTCATCGAACATGGCGCCAAAGTCGTGATCCATACCATTCGCGGCGTCGGCTACATGATGGCCGAGGAGAAATAG
- a CDS encoding ABC transporter ATP-binding protein, whose product MLEVRNVTKRFGNLVAVKDVSMMVERGELRAIIGPNGAGKTTFFNMISGYFPPSRGSILFNGKDVTATPAHARVGLGMGRTFQITEVFPELTVHENVLTAAEVAAGQTLRMLPNRSDAKIANDVATEMLAVVGLSAKADRLVGELSHGDQRTTEIAMALAQLPRLLLLDEPTAGMGDQETYEITTLIRRLHRERNYTIVLIEHDMRVVFHLADRITVLDQGALLAEGTPDEIATSEAVQAAYLGETQ is encoded by the coding sequence ATGCTCGAAGTTCGCAACGTCACCAAGCGCTTTGGCAACCTGGTTGCCGTGAAGGACGTATCGATGATGGTTGAGCGCGGCGAACTGCGCGCCATCATTGGCCCGAATGGAGCGGGCAAGACGACCTTTTTCAACATGATCAGCGGCTATTTCCCGCCCAGCAGGGGATCGATCCTGTTCAACGGCAAAGACGTGACCGCGACGCCGGCGCACGCGCGGGTTGGGCTCGGTATGGGGCGCACCTTCCAGATTACCGAGGTGTTTCCGGAATTGACCGTCCATGAGAACGTCCTCACCGCAGCCGAGGTGGCGGCAGGCCAGACCCTGCGCATGCTGCCGAACCGCAGCGACGCGAAGATTGCCAACGACGTGGCGACGGAGATGCTTGCGGTCGTGGGATTGAGCGCCAAAGCGGACCGGCTGGTCGGGGAGCTCTCGCACGGCGACCAGAGGACCACGGAGATTGCAATGGCGCTGGCGCAATTGCCGCGCCTGTTGCTGCTCGATGAGCCGACCGCCGGGATGGGCGATCAGGAAACCTACGAGATCACCACGCTGATTCGCCGCCTGCACCGGGAGCGAAACTACACCATCGTCTTGATCGAGCACGACATGCGGGTGGTCTTTCATCTCGCCGACCGCATCACAGTGCTTGACCAGGGCGCCTTGCTCGCAGAAGGGACGCCAGACGAGATTGCCACCTCTGAGGCGGTGCAAGCGGCCTATCTGGGAGAGACCCAATGA